A stretch of Pseudophryne corroboree isolate aPseCor3 chromosome 9, aPseCor3.hap2, whole genome shotgun sequence DNA encodes these proteins:
- the LOC134956992 gene encoding uncharacterized protein LOC134956992 produces MEETNILEMQPLMQGMSPPAPVSTPPQQSTPPPQHSPTTPGTQGPDQVFWTIWARQQATNEDCLRKQTQMFASLPSHLRRISRNLSRQNEQTTRIGNTMELMRTDITQVMGNLQRIMEEQHRQQQSYMSIFQNNQKINESLFRIVDNQNAATRELNATLTNLNETLRCMHQQQTSSSSGTTTPNITPVSSPPRRSTRARQHDSAKGKGKDKQPPKKT; encoded by the coding sequence atggaggagacaaacatcttagaaatgcagccattaatgcaaggaatgagccccccagcacctgtgagtacaccaccacagcaaagcacgccaccaccacaacacagcccaacaacaccaggaacacaaggccctgatcaggtgttttggaccatttgggctagacagcaggccactaatgaagattgcctgcgtaagcagacacaaatgtttgcaagcctaccatctcacctcagaagaatatcaagaaatctgagtcgacaaaatgaacaaacaaccagaataggcaatacaatggaactcatgcgtacagacattacacaggtcatgggcaacttacagcgcataatggaagaacagcacagacaacagcaaagttatatgagcatttttcaaaacaatcaaaagattaatgaaagtttattccgaatagtagacaatcaaaatgctgctacacgtgaactcaatgccaccctcactaacctgaatgaaacactcagatgcatgcaccaacagcaaacaagcagcagttctggtacgactactcccaatatcacgccagtctcatcaccaccaagacgctccaccagagcacgacaacatgacagtgctaaaggcaaagggaaggacaagcagccaccaaaaaaaacgtga